The following proteins are encoded in a genomic region of Odocoileus virginianus isolate 20LAN1187 ecotype Illinois chromosome 14, Ovbor_1.2, whole genome shotgun sequence:
- the SLC12A7 gene encoding LOW QUALITY PROTEIN: solute carrier family 12 member 7 (The sequence of the model RefSeq protein was modified relative to this genomic sequence to represent the inferred CDS: deleted 1 base in 1 codon) codes for MSQRFVVTPAAGGAGDAGPRPGGDGGQSSSSGQGLDADPAPSPEPPAVDALPILRYCREPSRYYGDGHPRESSPFISHGEVDTESVYEGKNMALFEEEMDSNPMVSSLLNKLANYTNLSQGVVEHEEAEDSRRRQAKSPGMGTFIGVYLPCLQNILGVILFLRLTWIVGAAGVLESFLIVSMCCTCTMLTAISMSAIATNGVVPAGGSYYMISRSLGPEFGGAVGLCFYLGTTFAGAMYILGTIEIFLTYISPGAAIVHPEGAGGEAAALLHNMRVYGTCTLALMATVVFVGVKYVNKLALVFLACVVLSILAIYAGVIKTAFDPPDIPVCLLGNRTLSRRGFDVCAKVHTANNGSATTALWGIFCNGSADSTSCDQYFLHNNVTEIQGIPGVASGVLLDNLWSAYADKGAFVEKKGVPSVAVPEEARARGLPYVLTDIMTYFTMLVGIYFPSVTGIMAGSNRSGDLRDAQKSIPTGTILAIVTTSFIYLSCIVLFGACIEGVILRDKFGEALQGNLVIGMLAWPSPWVIVIGSFFSTCGAGLQSLTGAPRLLQAIARDSIVPFLQVFGHGKANGEPTWALLLTALICETGILIASLDSVAPILSMFFLMCYMFVNLACALQTLLRTPSWRPRFKYYHWTLSFLGMSLCFALMFICSWYYALCAMLIAGCIYKYIEYRGAEKEWGDGIRGLSLNAARYALLHVEHGPLHTKNWRPQVLVLLNLDAEQQVKHPRLLSFTSQLKAGRGLTIVGSVLEGTFLDKHVEAQQAEENIRALMSAEKTKGFCQLVVSSSLRDGMSHLIQSAGLGAMKHNTVLVGWPGAWKQEDNPSSWRNFVDTVRDTTAAQQALLVAKNVDLFPHNQQRFSSGHIDVWWIVHDGGLLMLVPFLLRQHKVWRRCQMRIFTVAQVDDNSIQMKKDLQTFLYHLRISAEVEVVEMVENDISAFTYERTLMMEQRSQMLKQMQLSKTEREREAQLIHDRNTASHSAMTTRAQAPSTPDRVQMTWTKEKLVAEKHRNKDPTMSGFKDLFSLKPNQSNVRRMHTAVRLNGVVLDKSHDAQLVLLNMPGPPKNRQGDENYMEFLEVLTEGLNRVLLVRGSGREVVTIYS; via the exons GAGATGGACACCCCAGGGAGAGCAGCCCGTTCATCAGCCATGGGGAGGTGGACACAGAGAGCGTCTACGAAGGGAAGAACATGGCGCTCTTCGAG GAGGAGATGGACAGTAACCCGATGGTGTCCTCGCTGCTCAACAAGCTGGCCAACTACACCAACCTGAGCCAGGGCGTGGTGGAGCATGAGGAGGCAGAGGACAGCCGGCGGCGCCAGGCCAAG AGCCCTGGCATGGGCACCTTCATCGGCGTCTACCTGCCCTGCCTGCAGAACATTCTGGGCGTGATCCTCTTTCTGCGCCTCACGTGGATCGTGGGAGCAGCCGGCGTGCTGGAGTCCTTCCTCATCGTGTCCATGTGCTGCACCTGC ACGATGCTGACCGCCATCTCCATGAGCGCGATTGCGACCAACGGCGTGGTCCCAG CGGGCGGCTCCTACTACATGATATCGCGGTCTCTGGGGCCGGAGTTCGGGGGGGCCGTGGGCCTCTGCTTCTACCTGGGCACCACATTTGCGGGGGCCATGTACATTTTGGGGACCATTGAGATTTTTTTG ACCTACATCTCCCCCGGCGCGGCCATCGTGCACCCCGAGGGCGCA GGGGGCGAGGCCGCAGCCCTGCTACACAACATGCGCGTGTACGGGACCTGCACGCTGGCCCTCATGGCCACGGTGGTCTTCGTGGGCGTCAAGTACGTCAACAAGCTGGCCCTGGTGTTCCTGGCCTGCGTGGTGCTCTCCATCCTCGCCATCTACGCCGGCGTCATCAAAACTGCCTTTGACCCGCCCGACATCCC GGTCTGTCTGCTGGGGAACCGCACGCTGTCGCGACGTGGTTTCGACGTCTGTGCCAAAGTCCACACCGCCAACAATGGCTCAGCGACCACCGCGCTCTGGGGCATCTTCTGCAACGGCTCCGCAGACAGCACTTCCTGCGACCAGTACTTCCTCCACAACAACGTCACCGAGATCCAGGGCATCCCAGGCGTGGCCAGCGGTGTCCTCCTGG ACAACCTGTGGAGCGCGTACGCGGACAAGGGGGCGTTTGTGGAGAAGAAGGGGGTGCCCTCGGTGGCCGTGCCGGAGGAGGCCCGTGCCCGCGGGCTGCCCTATGTGCTCACCGACATCATGACCTACTTCACCATGCTGGTCGGCATCTACTTCCCATCCGTGACCG GCATCATGGCAGGCTCAAACCGGTCTGGGGACCTCAGGGATGCGCAGAAGTCCATCCCCACCGGGACCATCCTGGCCATCGTGACCACGTCTTTCATTT ACCTCTCCTGCATCGTGCTTTTCGGGGCCTGCATCGAAGGCGTGATCTTACGAGATAA GTTCGGGGAGGCCCTGCAGGGGAACCTCGTCATCGGGATGCTGGCCTGGCCGTCGCCCTGGGTCATCGTCATCGGCTCCTTCTTCTCCACCTGCGGGGCCGGCCTGCAGAGCCTGACTGGGGCGCCACGCCTGCTGCAGGCCATCGCCCGGGACTCCATCGTCCCCTTCCTGCAG GTGTTTGGCCACGGGAAGGCCAACGGGGAGCCCACGTGGGCCCTGCTGCTCACAGCGCTCATCTGCGAGACAGGCATCCTCATCGCCTCCCTGGACAGCGTGGCCCCCATCCTGTCCAT GTTTTTCCTCATGTGCTACATGTTCGTGAACCTGGCCTGTGCCCTGCAGACGCTGCTGCGCACGCCCAGCTGGCGCCCACGCTTCAAGTACTACCACTG GACTCTATCCTTCCTGGGCATGAGCCTCTGCTTCGCCCTGATGTTCATCTGCTCCTGGTACTACGCACTGTGCGCCATGCTCATCGCCGGCTGCATCTACAAGTACATCGAGTACCGCGG GGCCGAGAAGGAGTGGGGCGATGGCATCCGCGGGCTGTCCTTGAATGCCGCCCGCTACGCCCTGCTGCATGTGGAGCATGGCCCGCTGCATACCAAGAACTGGAG GCCCCAGGTACTGGTGCTGCTGAACCTGGACGCCGAGCAGCAAGTGAAGCACCCCCGCCTGCTCTCCTTCACATCGCAGCTCAAGGCCGGCAGGGGCCTGACCATCGTGGGCTCCGTGCTGGAGGGCACCTTCCTGGACAAGCATGTGGAGGCCCAGCAGGCTGAGGAG AACATACGGGCCCTGATGAGCGCTGAGAAGACCAAGGGCTTCTGCCAGCTGGTGGTGTCGTCCAGCCTGCGGGACGGCATGTCGCACCTCATCCAGTCGGCCGGCCTGGGGGCCATGAAGCACAACACGGTGCTCGTGGGCTGGCCCGGGGCCTGGAAGCAGGAGGACAACCCCTCCTCCTGGAGGAACTTCGTTG ACACCGTGCGTGACACCACAGCTGCCCAGCAGGCCCTGCTGGTGGCCAAGAACGTGGACCTGTTCCCCCACAACCAGCAGCGCTTCAGCAGCGGGCACATCGACGTCTGGTGGATCGTCCACGACGGGGGCTTGCTCATGCTGGTGCCCTTCCTGCTGCGGCAGCACAAG GTGTGGAGGAGGTGTCAGATGCGCATCTTCACGGTGGCCCAGGTGGATGACAACAGCATCCAGATGAAGAAGGACCTGCAGACCTTCCTGTATCACCTGCGGATCAGCGCCGAGGTGGAGGTGGTGGAGATG GTGGAGAATGACATCTCAGCCTTCACCTACGAGCGGACGCTGATGATGGAGCAGCGGTCGCAGATGCTGAAGCAGATGCAGCTGTCCAAGACGGAGCGGGAACGGGAG GCTCAGCTCATCCATGATAGGAACACGGCTTCCCACTCGGCCATGACCACCAGGGCCCAGGCCCCGTCCACGCCCGACAGGGTGCAGATGACCTGGACGAAGGAGAAGCTGGTTGCTGAGAAGCATCGGAACAAGGACCCCACCATGTCCGGGTTCAAGGACCTCTTCAGCCTGAAGCC GAACCAGTCCAACGTGAGGAGGATGCACACGGCCGTGCGGCTCAACGGCGTCGTCCTGGACAAGTCACATGACGCCCAGCTGGTCCTGCTGAACATGCCGGGGCCCCCCAAGAACCGGCAGGGGGATGAGAACT ACATGGAGTTCCTTGAGGTCCTGACCGAGGGGCTGAACAGGGTGCTGTTGGTCAGGGGCAGCGGCCGGGAGGTGGTCACCATCTACTCCTAG